The following coding sequences lie in one Jonesia denitrificans DSM 20603 genomic window:
- a CDS encoding glycoside hydrolase family 6 protein produces the protein MTPRMTTLRKNIAAATAGMVLAAPLAVTAFTTPAVAAETNVDNPFVGADWYVNPYWSDNVNEEADSVQSSDPTLAAKMRAIADEPTAVWMDRTSAIEGNVDGPGLRFHLDEALEQKQGNDPIVLQLVIYNLPGRDCYALASNGELPATAEGLRKYKEEYIDAITEILAEPKYRDLRIVTTIEPDSLPNLTTNMHDPKCVEAEPYYKEGVAYALSELSDIQGVYNYVDAAHSGWLGWEDNATGSVQTFTEVAQMTNKGFDSIHGFVTNTANTTPLNEPFLPDPSKQVGGQPIRSSDYYEWNTAFDEADWTADLYRRLVAAGFPSDIGMLVDTSRNGWGGPDRPTAASTSSDLNTYVDQSRVDQRTHRGAWCNAAGAGIGERPQAAPTDFPNSHLDAYVWVKPPGESDGSSSEIPNDEGKGFDRMCDPTFNSPKLNGLLTGALPNAPVSGKWFSEQFQELVANAYPVIDPDGVDPDPEPTDPDPEPTDPTDPDPDPTDPDPEPTDPTDPDPEPTDPTDPGEGGTCDVTYTTNDWNSGFTATVKITNTSTQPINGWSLAFTFPAGQQITNLWSATNTSTGSTATITNAAWNPTINAGQTVEFGFNGTHNGNNPAPTSFTLNGATCS, from the coding sequence GTGACACCTCGCATGACGACGCTGCGAAAGAATATCGCAGCCGCAACCGCAGGAATGGTGCTAGCGGCCCCACTCGCAGTGACCGCTTTCACCACCCCAGCCGTTGCCGCCGAAACTAACGTCGACAACCCATTTGTTGGAGCTGACTGGTACGTCAACCCGTACTGGAGCGACAACGTCAACGAAGAAGCAGACTCCGTCCAGTCATCAGACCCAACCCTCGCCGCGAAGATGCGTGCAATTGCTGATGAACCGACAGCAGTGTGGATGGACCGTACCTCAGCAATCGAAGGGAATGTGGACGGCCCGGGCCTTCGCTTCCACCTCGATGAGGCGTTAGAACAAAAACAAGGCAATGACCCGATTGTCTTGCAACTCGTGATCTACAACCTCCCAGGACGTGACTGCTACGCGCTCGCCTCCAACGGAGAGTTGCCAGCCACGGCAGAGGGGCTTCGCAAGTACAAAGAAGAGTACATCGACGCGATCACCGAGATCCTCGCTGAGCCCAAATACCGTGACCTGCGGATCGTCACAACGATCGAGCCTGACTCACTGCCGAACCTCACCACCAACATGCACGACCCCAAGTGTGTGGAAGCGGAGCCTTACTACAAAGAGGGTGTCGCTTACGCTCTGTCTGAACTTTCAGACATCCAAGGGGTGTACAACTACGTGGATGCAGCCCACTCCGGGTGGCTCGGTTGGGAAGACAACGCCACAGGGTCTGTACAAACCTTTACTGAAGTTGCCCAAATGACCAACAAGGGCTTCGATTCCATCCACGGGTTCGTCACCAACACAGCGAACACCACACCGTTGAACGAACCGTTCCTTCCCGACCCAAGCAAGCAGGTCGGTGGACAACCCATCCGTTCCTCGGACTACTACGAGTGGAACACCGCATTTGACGAAGCAGACTGGACAGCTGACCTGTACCGTCGCCTCGTCGCCGCGGGTTTCCCCTCCGACATCGGAATGCTCGTTGATACCTCCCGCAACGGGTGGGGTGGCCCAGACCGGCCCACCGCGGCAAGCACCTCCTCCGACCTCAACACCTATGTTGACCAGTCTCGAGTGGACCAACGCACCCACCGTGGCGCATGGTGCAACGCTGCAGGAGCAGGAATTGGGGAACGCCCACAAGCTGCCCCCACTGACTTCCCCAACTCACACCTTGACGCTTACGTGTGGGTGAAACCACCGGGTGAATCAGATGGTTCCTCCTCCGAAATCCCCAACGATGAGGGCAAAGGCTTCGACCGGATGTGCGACCCCACATTCAACTCGCCTAAGCTCAACGGACTTCTCACTGGCGCTTTGCCGAACGCACCTGTGTCCGGAAAGTGGTTCTCCGAGCAGTTCCAAGAACTCGTTGCGAACGCCTACCCAGTGATCGACCCCGATGGTGTGGATCCTGATCCTGAGCCAACGGACCCGGACCCAGAGCCCACCGATCCTACCGATCCGGACCCTGACCCAACCGACCCGGACCCAGAACCCACCGATCCTACCGATCCGGACCCAGAACCCACTGACCCAACCGACCCAGGTGAAGGTGGCACATGCGATGTCACTTACACCACCAACGACTGGAACAGTGGTTTCACCGCAACAGTGAAGATCACGAACACCTCCACCCAACCCATTAACGGCTGGAGCCTGGCGTTCACCTTCCCTGCCGGTCAACAGATCACCAACCTGTGGTCCGCAACCAACACATCAACAGGTTCCACAGCAACCATCACCAACGCTGCCTGGAACCCCACCATTAACGCAGGACAAACCGTGGAGTTCGGCTTCAACGGAACCCACAACGGGAACAACCCCGCACCCACCAGCTTCACACTGAACGGCGCAACCTGTTCCTAA
- a CDS encoding endo-1,4-beta-xylanase, with amino-acid sequence MKTRRTAATLIAALSVLATTALAAPTQASPLNAELPTSPTITTATKGIGHDYEPLRDAAARKGKTFGFAYAPHIAAQDSQYKAIAQREFSMVTAENNMKWDATEPRRGQFTFNGADEIMSFAKANNQKVYGHALVWHSQMPNWAKQITSRDDMRRAMNDHIKAVAGRYKGQIEAWDVVNEAFEWNGTRRQSELQKVMGDYWIEEAFRTARAADPNAKLCYNDYSTDGINAKSDAIYRMVKDFKSRGVPIDCVGFQTHLIVGELPATNKQNLQRFADLGVDVRITELDIRIKLPASQQDLNTQAREYGQVVENCFGISRCTGVTIWGITDKYSWIPQVSPGWNASLPWNENYTTKPALASVAQAMGAKSASGGDNGGTPGLTCGISAKVGANWGSGYTMDIVVANKGTTPITDWTFATTLPQGQKLSTGWSGTYSQNGQRLTVTPGTWNRTIAPGQSVSFNFNVAKNGNGSTALSNFTINGQHCP; translated from the coding sequence GTGAAGACACGTCGAACAGCAGCAACACTCATCGCGGCGTTGAGTGTTCTGGCTACCACAGCACTGGCCGCACCCACCCAGGCAAGCCCACTCAATGCCGAGTTGCCCACCAGCCCAACAATCACCACTGCCACCAAAGGAATCGGCCACGACTACGAGCCTCTTCGGGACGCAGCCGCCCGCAAAGGAAAAACCTTTGGTTTCGCTTACGCACCACACATCGCAGCGCAAGACAGCCAGTACAAGGCCATTGCTCAGCGCGAATTTTCCATGGTCACCGCCGAAAACAACATGAAGTGGGACGCAACCGAACCACGACGTGGACAATTCACCTTCAATGGCGCCGACGAGATCATGTCGTTCGCCAAGGCAAACAACCAGAAAGTGTACGGGCACGCTCTGGTATGGCACTCACAGATGCCAAACTGGGCAAAGCAAATCACCTCGCGCGATGACATGCGACGTGCAATGAACGACCACATCAAAGCAGTCGCAGGGCGCTACAAAGGCCAAATTGAGGCGTGGGACGTGGTCAACGAAGCCTTCGAATGGAACGGCACCCGCCGCCAATCCGAACTCCAGAAGGTCATGGGGGACTACTGGATTGAAGAGGCGTTCCGCACGGCACGCGCAGCAGACCCGAACGCGAAATTGTGCTACAACGACTACTCAACGGACGGCATCAACGCCAAATCTGACGCCATCTACCGCATGGTCAAAGACTTCAAGTCCCGCGGAGTCCCCATCGACTGTGTCGGGTTCCAAACCCACTTGATTGTTGGCGAACTGCCTGCAACCAACAAGCAGAACCTCCAGCGGTTTGCTGATCTTGGTGTGGACGTCCGGATCACCGAACTCGACATTCGCATCAAGCTTCCAGCTTCTCAACAGGACCTCAACACCCAAGCGCGCGAATACGGGCAAGTTGTGGAAAACTGCTTTGGCATCTCACGGTGCACCGGTGTCACCATCTGGGGAATCACCGACAAATACTCATGGATCCCACAGGTCTCACCAGGCTGGAACGCCTCCCTTCCGTGGAACGAGAACTACACAACAAAACCAGCTCTCGCATCGGTTGCTCAAGCCATGGGCGCGAAGAGCGCCTCAGGTGGGGACAATGGTGGCACACCCGGCTTGACATGCGGGATCAGTGCCAAGGTTGGTGCGAACTGGGGCAGCGGCTACACCATGGACATTGTCGTAGCCAACAAGGGAACGACTCCCATCACCGACTGGACTTTCGCCACCACCTTGCCGCAAGGGCAAAAACTCTCTACTGGCTGGTCGGGGACCTATAGTCAAAACGGACAACGCCTGACCGTCACACCAGGGACGTGGAACCGAACGATCGCCCCCGGACAATCCGTTAGTTTCAACTTCAACGTCGCAAAGAACGGAAACGGCAGCACAGCATTGTCGAACTTCACGATCAACGGACAACACTGCCCATAA
- a CDS encoding endo-1,4-beta-xylanase, with protein sequence MNKRTLLGALALTTALVVPGAIAQAIPLTTAPAGVGHDYEPLRDAAERSGRYFGFAYAPHLAQQDANYRAIAEREFSMVTAENTMKWESVQPSEGQFNWSGADAVVDFAQANNQEVYGHTLVWHSQLPGWASNISDPTRLSTVMKDHINAVAGRYKGDIAYWDVVNEAFEDNGTRRQSVFQRVLGDGYIEEAFREARSADPNAKLCINDYSTDAINSKSTAIYNLVRDFKARGVPIDCVGLQSHLIVGQVPSTYQQNIQRFVDLGVEVRITELDIRMNTPASQQNIAQQAQDYKKVFEACWAVDGCNGVTIWGISDQYSWIPDVFSGEGAALPWNSDYSVKPALAELAQVMGATTGGSTPDPTDPPTDPTDPPTDPTDPPTDPTPGACEVTASVNSWNSGYTATVTIKNTSSQAINGWELTAALPAGHSLAQGWNAVYTQSGSTLSARNVAWNSTLAPGASVSIGFNANFQGSLGSLSGFTLNGAACN encoded by the coding sequence ATGAACAAGCGCACTCTACTGGGCGCGCTGGCCCTGACCACAGCTCTTGTGGTTCCTGGGGCTATCGCCCAAGCAATTCCTCTCACCACCGCACCTGCAGGTGTGGGGCACGACTACGAGCCACTCCGTGACGCCGCTGAACGTTCCGGCCGCTACTTCGGTTTCGCATACGCGCCTCACCTTGCCCAACAGGACGCGAACTATCGCGCCATCGCAGAACGCGAATTCTCGATGGTGACCGCAGAAAACACCATGAAGTGGGAATCAGTACAGCCCTCCGAAGGCCAATTCAACTGGAGTGGAGCTGACGCCGTCGTCGACTTCGCCCAAGCGAATAACCAAGAAGTGTACGGGCACACACTCGTGTGGCATTCGCAATTGCCAGGGTGGGCGAGCAACATTTCGGACCCAACCCGGCTGAGCACCGTCATGAAAGATCACATCAACGCGGTGGCTGGACGGTACAAGGGGGACATTGCGTACTGGGATGTTGTCAACGAAGCATTTGAAGACAACGGCACTCGACGTCAGTCGGTGTTCCAACGCGTCCTGGGTGATGGGTACATTGAGGAGGCGTTCCGCGAGGCACGCAGCGCGGACCCGAACGCGAAGCTCTGCATCAATGACTATTCCACTGACGCCATCAATTCCAAGTCCACAGCCATCTACAACCTGGTCCGTGACTTCAAGGCACGTGGTGTTCCCATCGACTGTGTTGGTCTTCAGTCCCACCTGATCGTGGGGCAGGTTCCTTCCACTTACCAGCAGAACATCCAACGATTTGTGGACCTGGGTGTGGAGGTTCGCATCACCGAGCTCGACATTCGCATGAACACGCCTGCGAGCCAACAAAACATCGCACAGCAAGCTCAGGACTACAAGAAAGTGTTTGAGGCTTGCTGGGCTGTTGATGGCTGTAATGGTGTGACAATTTGGGGTATCTCTGACCAGTACTCCTGGATCCCTGATGTGTTCTCGGGCGAGGGCGCTGCTCTTCCGTGGAACAGCGACTACTCAGTCAAGCCTGCCCTTGCGGAACTTGCCCAGGTGATGGGGGCAACAACTGGTGGATCGACGCCTGACCCCACAGACCCACCCACTGATCCTACTGATCCTCCAACTGACCCCACCGACCCGCCTACTGATCCCACACCGGGCGCTTGCGAGGTCACTGCCAGTGTGAACTCGTGGAACTCAGGCTACACGGCGACGGTGACCATTAAGAACACCAGTTCCCAGGCGATTAATGGGTGGGAACTGACAGCAGCGCTTCCAGCAGGGCACTCGTTGGCTCAGGGGTGGAATGCGGTGTACACGCAGTCTGGGTCGACCCTGTCGGCTCGGAACGTGGCGTGGAACTCGACCCTGGCTCCCGGGGCAAGTGTGAGCATCGGGTTTAATGCCAACTTCCAAGGGTCTCTTGGCTCCTTGAGTGGCTTCACGCTGAACGGAGCGGCCTGCAACTAG
- a CDS encoding cellulase family glycosylhydrolase, with translation MRTRRTTFLAFALGAALAATGAPAAQSAPSTEDWLSTSGNQIVDSTGNPVWLTGVNWFGFNASERVFHGLWSANLETLTRQVAERGMNVIRVPVSTELLLEWRAGTPLENPNINEFANPDLAGMNNLEIFNHWLDLCEKYGLKVIIDVHSAEADNSGHVYNMWYKGDITTGDALNAWEWVAETYKNNDTIIGADLKNEPHGSQGDAERAKWDSSTDHDNFKFFAEQAADRILTHNPNMLILVEGIQIYPKDGVDWTSTGVNDYDNYWWGGNLRGVKEHPVDLGEHQAQLVYSPHDYGPLVASQPWFEDDWDRQSLEDEVWGPNWLYIHQDNIAPLLIGEWGGFLDGGPNEKWMNAIRDLIVDERLHHTFWVLNPNSGDTGGLLGYDWASWDEAKYDLLEPALWSHNGKFVSLDHDVPLGGANSTTGISLSDVSGDSPSDPDPDPTDEPTDEPTDDPTPDPDPDPTDEPTDEPSPGGSCTVAYTTNDWASGFTANLTITNTSDAPIQSWELAFDFSAGQTITNVWSANATSSGSSVTLTNAAWNGIIPPGGSVEIGFSGTHSGSNPVPNAMTINGTSCHIN, from the coding sequence GTGAGAACACGGCGCACAACTTTCCTTGCTTTTGCTTTAGGAGCTGCACTCGCTGCCACGGGTGCACCCGCAGCCCAATCTGCCCCCAGTACGGAAGATTGGCTGTCTACTTCAGGCAACCAGATCGTTGACTCCACCGGCAACCCGGTCTGGCTCACCGGTGTCAACTGGTTTGGATTTAACGCCTCCGAACGGGTATTTCACGGTCTTTGGTCCGCCAACTTGGAGACCCTAACCCGCCAAGTCGCAGAACGCGGTATGAATGTCATCCGTGTTCCTGTCTCCACCGAACTCCTCTTGGAATGGCGTGCTGGAACGCCATTGGAGAACCCCAACATCAACGAGTTCGCGAACCCTGATCTCGCCGGGATGAACAATCTTGAGATCTTCAACCATTGGCTCGACTTGTGCGAAAAGTACGGGCTGAAAGTCATTATCGATGTGCACTCTGCTGAGGCAGATAACTCCGGTCACGTGTACAACATGTGGTACAAAGGTGACATCACGACCGGTGATGCTCTGAATGCGTGGGAGTGGGTCGCAGAGACGTACAAAAACAACGACACCATCATTGGCGCCGATCTGAAAAACGAACCTCACGGTTCGCAAGGTGATGCCGAGCGCGCGAAGTGGGATTCGTCAACAGACCACGACAACTTCAAGTTTTTTGCGGAACAGGCCGCTGACCGGATTCTCACCCACAACCCCAACATGCTCATCCTCGTGGAAGGGATCCAAATCTACCCCAAAGACGGAGTCGACTGGACCTCAACTGGCGTGAACGACTACGACAACTACTGGTGGGGTGGCAACCTTCGCGGTGTCAAAGAGCACCCTGTTGACCTTGGCGAGCACCAAGCCCAACTCGTGTATTCACCACACGATTACGGGCCACTTGTTGCGTCTCAACCATGGTTCGAGGATGACTGGGATCGTCAATCCTTAGAAGACGAGGTGTGGGGGCCAAACTGGCTGTACATCCACCAGGACAACATTGCACCGCTACTCATTGGTGAATGGGGTGGTTTCTTAGATGGTGGACCCAACGAAAAGTGGATGAACGCTATCCGCGACCTCATCGTTGATGAACGACTTCACCACACATTCTGGGTACTGAACCCCAACTCCGGTGACACAGGCGGATTACTTGGGTACGACTGGGCAAGCTGGGATGAAGCCAAGTATGACTTACTGGAACCTGCCTTGTGGTCCCACAACGGTAAGTTCGTGTCGTTGGATCATGATGTTCCCCTGGGTGGGGCGAATTCCACGACGGGCATCAGCCTCAGTGACGTCTCGGGTGATTCACCGTCCGACCCTGATCCTGATCCCACCGATGAGCCGACCGACGAACCAACAGATGACCCCACACCCGACCCTGATCCTGATCCCACCGATGAGCCGACCGACGAACCGTCACCGGGCGGTTCGTGCACGGTTGCCTACACAACAAATGATTGGGCATCTGGATTCACCGCCAACCTCACCATCACCAATACATCGGATGCCCCCATACAGTCGTGGGAATTGGCATTCGATTTCTCTGCGGGGCAAACCATCACCAATGTGTGGTCTGCCAACGCAACGAGCAGTGGGTCGTCAGTAACCCTGACAAACGCTGCATGGAACGGCATTATCCCGCCAGGAGGATCTGTTGAGATCGGTTTCTCCGGGACACATTCCGGCAGTAACCCCGTTCCGAATGCAATGACCATCAACGGCACCTCGTGCCACATCAACTAG
- a CDS encoding universal stress protein — protein MPVLVAYNDTTQGEAAFFAAVSEAQRRQDTVVVLVLTPAPDDAPLPSHLANLISQAKTGVDVAFRSDSLDVADAILDHAERIDASMIVIGSKKRSPIGKFILGSTTQRVLLDSPIPVLVVKGGMHNGQRPDNTGGDTSIIDER, from the coding sequence GTGCCAGTCCTGGTTGCGTACAACGACACCACCCAAGGGGAAGCTGCGTTTTTCGCTGCCGTTTCCGAAGCACAACGCCGGCAGGACACCGTTGTGGTCCTCGTCCTCACCCCAGCCCCCGATGACGCGCCCCTGCCTTCTCACCTGGCCAATCTGATCTCACAAGCAAAGACGGGCGTTGACGTGGCATTCCGTTCCGACTCCCTGGACGTCGCTGACGCCATCTTGGATCACGCCGAACGGATCGACGCGTCCATGATTGTCATTGGGTCCAAGAAACGATCACCGATCGGCAAATTCATTTTGGGTTCCACGACCCAACGTGTCCTGCTCGACTCCCCCATTCCGGTTCTCGTCGTCAAAGGTGGGATGCACAACGGTCAACGCCCCGATAATACGGGCGGGGACACCAGCATCATTGACGAGCGTTAA
- a CDS encoding LacI family DNA-binding transcriptional regulator has protein sequence MRPNSPETSPESKPQTRKRPTITDVARAAGVSIAVVSYALNGRPGVSPATRDRVLRIADEYGWRPSAAARSLRTSERSIALALIHSESSTSRSGHFMDFLAGLQHTLEKHEHSLWLKVVADEEQAATMYHTGWLERRFDAVIVRDVIHDDPRLAVVSREHIPAVVVGHPQISSPHISVWVDEPHAIGQAVDLLCDLGHRTVGFLHSDPTRDTVSRTTQAARVSAARHGARLLTHVTRTPEDSAAAARALLTGTQRPTALVTDTDDTALITLDVARRLSLNVPWDLSLICLGSSAQATLATPSLTSIDVPFTALGEHVGHALMDLLSAGSSSNITVPLPPVSVRGTIAPPRNSDT, from the coding sequence ATGAGACCTAACTCACCCGAAACTTCACCCGAATCTAAGCCACAAACGCGCAAACGTCCAACCATCACGGATGTAGCCCGAGCCGCTGGTGTGTCAATCGCTGTCGTATCGTATGCCCTCAATGGCCGTCCCGGTGTCTCCCCGGCAACCCGTGACCGCGTGTTACGCATTGCCGATGAGTACGGATGGCGACCATCCGCCGCCGCGCGATCGCTGCGCACCTCAGAACGATCCATCGCACTCGCCTTGATTCACAGCGAAAGCTCCACCAGCCGATCAGGGCACTTCATGGACTTCCTTGCTGGGCTCCAACACACCCTGGAAAAACATGAGCACTCCCTATGGCTCAAAGTAGTTGCAGATGAAGAACAGGCAGCCACGATGTATCACACCGGTTGGCTGGAACGCCGGTTCGACGCAGTCATTGTGCGCGATGTGATCCACGATGATCCTCGCCTAGCCGTCGTCTCCCGTGAGCATATCCCTGCTGTCGTTGTTGGGCATCCACAAATCTCTTCTCCTCACATCTCAGTATGGGTTGATGAACCACATGCCATAGGCCAAGCCGTTGACCTTTTGTGCGACCTCGGTCACCGCACTGTAGGTTTTCTTCACAGCGACCCCACCCGGGACACGGTCAGTCGTACGACTCAAGCAGCACGCGTGAGCGCAGCTCGCCACGGAGCACGTCTCCTCACCCACGTCACACGGACACCTGAGGATTCAGCAGCTGCGGCTCGAGCCCTACTCACCGGGACTCAACGCCCCACCGCACTGGTCACAGACACAGATGACACTGCACTCATCACCTTGGATGTCGCACGCCGCCTCTCACTCAATGTCCCCTGGGATCTCTCGCTCATCTGTCTTGGTTCCTCAGCCCAAGCAACACTAGCGACCCCATCGCTCACAAGCATCGACGTACCCTTCACCGCACTGGGTGAACATGTAGGCCACGCATTGATGGACCTCTTGTCCGCTGGGAGCAGCAGTAACATCACCGTCCCGCTACCTCCAGTGTCTGTGCGCGGAACAATAGCTCCACCAAGGAATTCTGATACTTAA